The proteins below come from a single Eubacterium limosum genomic window:
- a CDS encoding aspartate/glutamate racemase family protein, which produces MQRDLAINYMTTRKNHTCYGMGIGIMVLDDAYPGFPGDVRNASAWGFPIQYEIAKGVDNYTLVWEQDKTPCREPIVQAAKNLERMGCRAVAAECGYFAYFQQDVAAAVDIPVFMSSLLQVPFIQQLIGPKNAVGIICAQKRFLTDTHLEKVGIDLNSNFHIAGAQDEYGCPQFDTLWDHEKRPEIPESYYDESEKDMIRIAKEFIAKHPDIKAIMLECTGMQPFARAIQREVDLPVFSWGTLLDYAWSCVAHRDYYGHI; this is translated from the coding sequence ATGCAAAGAGATTTAGCCATCAATTACATGACCACACGGAAAAATCATACCTGCTATGGTATGGGTATTGGTATTATGGTACTGGACGACGCTTATCCAGGATTCCCAGGGGATGTCCGCAATGCAAGCGCATGGGGTTTTCCAATTCAGTATGAAATTGCCAAGGGTGTTGACAACTACACACTCGTCTGGGAACAGGATAAGACGCCTTGCCGCGAACCCATTGTACAGGCTGCTAAAAACCTTGAAAGAATGGGCTGCCGCGCTGTTGCAGCTGAATGCGGATATTTCGCATATTTCCAGCAGGACGTCGCTGCTGCGGTAGATATTCCAGTATTTATGTCAAGTCTGCTTCAGGTACCATTCATCCAGCAGTTGATCGGTCCTAAAAACGCGGTTGGCATCATCTGTGCCCAGAAACGTTTCTTAACCGATACCCACCTAGAAAAGGTCGGCATTGACCTGAACAGCAATTTCCACATTGCAGGCGCTCAGGACGAATATGGCTGCCCGCAGTTCGATACTCTCTGGGATCATGAAAAACGTCCTGAAATTCCAGAAAGCTACTATGATGAATCTGAAAAGGACATGATCCGCATCGCCAAGGAATTCATCGCAAAACACCCTGACATCAAGGCCATTATGTTAGAATGTACTGGTATGCAGCCCTTCGCGAGAGCCATCCAGCGTGAAGTGGACCTGCCGGTATTCTCCTGGGGAACGCTGCTTGACTATGCATGGTCCTGCGTTGCCCACCGCGATTACTACGGACATATTTAA
- a CDS encoding trimethylamine methyltransferase family protein, translating into MKSYEKYISKDDVQKIHETSLKVLAEVGVIFEHPEIIELFKNHGARVDGNTVYMDEKLVMDALSTAPASFTVENSKGNHTFGGGARVLMPAVGSIYRLESGKIHKMTNDETVDLFKISDTSDVIDCNYFNVFLEDKQLSMEERIYSPVAMVLKYSHKTGLHLMPNTFPIQGDIREPFKKGLELISQFEGRADVYNNIVHVNSLSPLCFDHDPLVKFLVGAEMNQPLWFSPCAMPVLTGPPSVAGLLAMSNAEVVAGMVMAQLARPGIPVVYGQTSASTNLREIQLSIGAPETALISYATAGLADFYNVPFRTGGGLSDAKDFDAQTGYESDMMIRSTLDAGPDLVLHSCGILGSFNITSFEKFLMDEDVYRMNRRLLSGIEVTEDTLCFDTIKKVGPRGNYLQGRTPKMFRKEFFTPKYFNKEDPNQWQQNGNKPIVDTLTQAVNERLESYCPPEITKEQEDMLNQYIPEKYRDHI; encoded by the coding sequence ATGAAATCTTATGAAAAATATATTTCAAAAGATGATGTTCAGAAAATTCACGAGACTTCTTTAAAAGTATTAGCTGAAGTTGGTGTGATCTTTGAGCATCCGGAAATTATTGAACTGTTTAAAAATCACGGAGCCCGCGTGGACGGCAACACCGTTTATATGGATGAAAAGCTGGTGATGGACGCCCTGTCCACCGCACCCGCATCCTTTACGGTTGAAAATTCCAAGGGCAATCATACCTTTGGCGGCGGAGCCCGCGTGCTTATGCCGGCTGTCGGCAGCATCTACCGTCTGGAATCCGGCAAAATCCATAAGATGACCAACGACGAAACCGTTGATCTTTTTAAAATTTCCGATACCAGTGATGTCATTGACTGTAACTACTTCAATGTTTTCCTGGAAGATAAACAGCTGTCCATGGAGGAACGGATCTACAGCCCCGTTGCCATGGTTTTAAAATATTCCCATAAAACAGGGCTTCACCTTATGCCGAATACCTTCCCAATCCAAGGCGATATCCGCGAACCTTTCAAAAAAGGACTTGAACTGATCAGCCAGTTTGAAGGCCGCGCAGATGTTTACAATAATATCGTACATGTCAATTCTTTGTCCCCCCTTTGTTTTGACCACGATCCACTTGTAAAATTCCTGGTTGGGGCTGAAATGAACCAGCCGCTGTGGTTCTCACCATGCGCCATGCCGGTTCTCACAGGACCGCCGTCCGTTGCTGGTCTTCTGGCTATGTCCAACGCTGAAGTCGTTGCTGGTATGGTCATGGCACAGTTGGCCCGCCCAGGCATTCCTGTCGTATATGGACAGACCTCTGCGTCTACCAATTTAAGAGAAATTCAGCTCTCCATCGGCGCGCCGGAAACCGCTCTGATTTCTTATGCGACTGCTGGTCTGGCTGATTTCTACAATGTACCTTTCCGTACTGGCGGCGGCCTGAGTGACGCCAAGGATTTCGACGCCCAGACCGGCTACGAATCCGACATGATGATCCGTTCTACCTTAGATGCTGGCCCTGACCTCGTACTGCATTCCTGCGGTATCCTCGGCAGCTTCAACATCACCAGCTTTGAAAAATTCTTAATGGACGAAGATGTCTACCGCATGAACAGACGTCTGCTTTCCGGCATTGAAGTCACCGAGGACACACTCTGCTTCGATACCATCAAAAAGGTTGGTCCAAGAGGCAACTATCTTCAGGGCCGTACACCGAAGATGTTCCGCAAGGAATTTTTCACACCCAAATATTTCAATAAAGAAGACCCGAACCAGTGGCAGCAGAATGGCAACAAGCCGATTGTCGACACCCTTACACAGGCTGTTAATGAACGTCTTGAATCTTACTGCCCACCGGAAATTACCAAAGAACAGGAAGATATGCTCAACCAGTATATCCCTGAAAAATATAGAGATCACATCTAA